The Branchiostoma lanceolatum isolate klBraLanc5 chromosome 7, klBraLanc5.hap2, whole genome shotgun sequence nucleotide sequence TACATCTCTTGTCAGATGTTTATCATATCTTAAAAACCCAAGATTACTGGATGTTCCgactgttcttcttcttcgtgTGCCACTGATGGCTAGTTGATGTGCTCTCAGAGGGGGTAGTACTTGTGAGTGCTGAAGCTGCAACAGGTAAAATGATAATACGATGTGTTACCTCATGCTTATGCGTGCCATCTATAATCTATACATTTTTCCATTCAAAGTAAAGTTGAGGCTCCGTAATAAATCACTAGTAGAATATGTTGTTTTGCTGATACGACAGACATATCACTCATAACGCAAAGCACGATTCAGCCGGTATGACCACCCTTTTGCGCATGCGCAACGTCGTTATTATGCTACCACACCTCCTGTCGATATTCACACAGAATGTATGGTTATGTAGACTTAGCACACATTTGTACATTGATATCAGCGCTACTCACCGCTCGCCATTAAGGTAGTGCAGATTCCGGTCCAGCCCTGCAATGGTCGCCAGGTCTTCATTCGAAAGGCTGAAGTTCATAACCTTTGATATGCAACAAGGAATAAAATAACGTCATCTTATGTTGAATCCTGATGATGCTGTATCTCTGTTTTTGTATGTGATAGAAACATATATTAGCAACGTCCATGTTAAGATTTGTTGATGATTGCTTCTGGGGTTGAAAAATGCATTACAAAGTGTGTGGTAAATATTATCGCAAAATCGTAAATGGTAATGGAAATAAAAGCTACTCACGTCAAAGTTGGCCTGGATCCTGCTGGGTGTGACGCTCTTCGGTATGATTGAAACTCCTCGGTCCAGCTGATAGCGGATGAGAACCTGTGTAAAAACAACATAGTATTACATTCGAGCTGTTTCAAAACACTACGCCTATACATACATCGTACTGTCCATGTATAAAGGTTGCCTCTTAGGGTTGTTTTCTTAGCAACAAATAGAGCCACACATAAAAGAATTCGGGCGATCAGTGACATACCTGTGCAGCAGATTTCCCGTACTTCTTGCCAATTGCTACAACACTTGGATCCTCCATCAAAACTGGGTCGTCAGTTTTGTTTGACATCATCCTGAGTTAGAGCGGGCATTTGAATTAAACAATCGCAAGGTCTCTCTACAGATATAACTTAGACATAGGATATTGTTTGGAACTTCTTGAAGAACAATAAGTTAATGTTAAACATATCGTTTCATAGTTGGAAGTGACATCTATTTCAAAGAGTTTGGAAATAATGTAGAGACTGCCAACTCACTTGGGACGAGCAGGTGCCCCCAGTCCACTGTACGCCGTCACAAGAATGTTATTCTTCTTGCAGAAGTCAACAAGGTCCTGCTGGGCCAGGTAAGGATGGAGTTCCACCTACAAAATGAATAGTGTAAGTTGCTTGTAGGATTGATTGAGTTATTCCGTTTGTTCGCAGACCTAGAGGAATGGAGTTGAACTGTATACGTATAGCAGATAGGGTTCTCAATTGCTACATGTCCTTGCACTAAAAggcacattttcatttcaattccTGGAACAAAGAAAGAATTCAAAGTTCAAACGGGTACCTGGTTGACAGCCGGCTTGATGCGGCAGTTCTGCAGTAGCCTCTCCAGCTGCTGACGGTTGAAGTTCGACACCCCGATAGACTTTGCCAAGCCCTCGTCGACCAGGGACTCCATGCCCTAAATGTAGTTACGATTCGCAAAGTTAGTTAGCTAGGTCCAGCATAGATGCTGCCTTTCACTGACCTTACAGCAGGCAAATATCGTTTGCTCTCGGTTGAAAATAATTTTCTGGTTGTTAAGATATTGACAAAGATGAGAACAATTGTGAAGGATAACTAACTTGCATTATACTCCTATGCTGGGATATCAGTATATAACAGTAGACAATGTATGTATTGCAATATCTCATATCGGAAGCCCTTAATGCTTGATGAAATCATGATATTCTAATCCTACACATAATTCTTGCTTCCACTCACTTTCCAAGTATCGACATAGTCCACGTCATCATAAAGCTCCTCCGGATTACCAGCATGTGCGAATGGGTTGGATCCGTACTGTATCACGGGCACAGAACACGGTGAGTGTGGTACACGGAGGAAACGTTAGTCTGATACTCGTTTACAAAAgttactgtctgtctgtctgtctgtctgcctatcCATCTATACGAAGTTCAGATTATAAAGTAATAGTTATAATAGCTTTGATAAACCTGGTAAGAATCAATCTGCCCTAAATTTCTCATTATACTTGTGTAGATCACCACAAATGCAGATGTAAATTGCACAGAAATGGATCATTAGTACAATTGGTATTTTAGCAAGTTATTGATAAGGTTATGTCATTCGTTGGCAACGCTGCTATTGATAAAATATAATTCGCGGCTGGACCAATCTTTCATACACCTGTCACAAACACTTAACACCACTAACATAGAGAAGAAACGTTCACATGTGTTACACTGTCCTAACCCTGACCTTGAAACATAAGGGGCTGTGTATGAGGTACAAGTCCACGTAGTCCAGCCCCAGGTCTGCCAGGCTCTGCGTCATGCACTCTCGGACATGTTCCGGCCGGCTGAAGGCGGTGAACAACTGGAGAGAGAGAATGAGTAAATAACACACAGAATATTCGCCCAAGaatgcctgtctgtctgtctgtctgtctgtcttactgtctgtctgcctgtctgtctgtctgtctgtctatccgTCTAAACCCATCATTAGGTAGACTAGCAATGTCCCCTGGTGATGGTTGGTCATGACGTCAGTGGTTACTTCAATCTTTACAActttttaatgtgttttatgtATTAAGTTACCTGATGTACTTAATTCCAGATTATCTCCACCCTCGTAAGCCCAAACGTAACGTGTGGTAAACGGCAATTTGTTTTTGTTCGTGTGCAGCATGTTTAAGGAACTGTGCTTCTCatttgaaactagagttccacgacctcataccttcgtcaattTATGTAATATCCTCATTTTCATATACAAATGATTTTTATAGGTTGATGACGTTGTCTACCAAAATAAACCAATTCGTTTCAAGTATGAAATTCTCATCTTAGCAAATACGactattgtaacattttctcaattatgcaaatgtgattttaatttgcatgatttatgtttgATAATTTATACACCTGTATAATTCATGTATAAATTAATGTATTCATAAATTCACCTGTATGATAGAAATATCAAATTCCCGtaatttaccactatggaatcatggtacatgtttttttttcaattattgaatactagtatcaaGTATTCAGACAACGTCTTCTTTCGCATAATTGATACTGTAGCTATGTAACAATTTTGGTGCCTACCTTAGTGGTGACGAAGACATCCTCCCGTTTGATCTTGCCTTCTGCGATTTTCTCCTTGATGGCCTGTCCGACTTCCTTCTCGTTCTTGTACACCCAGGCAGTGTCGATGTGACGGTAGCCGGCGTCAATGGCAACTTTCACGGCATTATAAACCTCTTCAGACTTCGACTGAAAAAGCGAAATGTCATAATGTTCTTTCGACATGTTGTAAATTAAGGATATTAACGTTAGTAATATACAAGGATTGAAGGGAATGTGGAAAATTCTACTCTCGAAGCAGAGCAAGGGTTTCGGCTggcttttgacgtgttttaggcgtttttgtcgggctttctactttgtcatcttttttgtcttgggttggctatacaacaaaaaagatgacaaagtagaaagcccgacaaaaacgcctaaaaacacgtcaaaaaccagccgaaacccttgctctgcttggagagtatcaaaTTCAAGGGAAATGAAATGAGTCATCATTTGCAACAGAGCCTAATTCTATCATGTTTTCAAGCAGGCTACCTCGACATCCCCCCGAGTTAAGCATGTTTGATGAATAGCATGTGACAGATAGCATATATATGCTACTGTAGGTGAACCGTGAGTTAGGTCGAATCGTCCGGGAACGGATGCCATTTCCGTTAGTTAAGCTCTACAGTCACGTACCTGCCATGTTCCGAGGCCCAACTGGCATTTTCTTGCCAGAACTCAGAACAGCCGTTGGTCCCGCACCAGCCATGATGATTTGTGTTATACTTATTCTGCTAACCTGCCTCGCTCAAGTTGCTGTAACGGTTGATGCGGTGTGCCTTATCATgtaatgatgtaacgttacaccaccCCCACTTATAAGCACATTTGGTGAACACGTGGCAAGCGTAAAAACGCTGAGCACGATGACTTGCATTGTCGTCACAGGATTTGACCTTGTGGCCGTTGACCTTTCGACcacctgtatctgcatctgcatagccggtataaccgccctttggcgtaacacccagcttcgcaggcacgcgacGTGTACGTATGTATGCAAgggattttacctttgctgggcatgcccacaaattacgtttgctCACGCCCAATGTCTGCTTAGCCTTTAAGTTGGTACCCCACTTCAGTCCAGTTGTTGATGTAACGCCTAggctaggtacgggtggctttttgttgttgctaggacctgtccacagaactgtggtaggtggttacatttggggttcgtttgtttgttatgtgcatgatgtaacatttttcgggattaaactgcatgagccatttgctttgccattcctcgaggGCGTTTAGATCAGCTTGCAGATCATTCTGTGTAGATaattctatatataacaggcagtcatcggcaaataacctcacaAATGTTGTTCAAATAGAGCTGGTCTGGCAAGTCATATATGTACAAGAGGAAGAGTAATGGTCCCAAAACGGTTCCTTGTGgaacgcctgacgcaactctaatggagctgaggccttcccttctaccactGCCGTCTGACCACATGCATACACGTTGCGTCTGTTTGAGATAAGCAAACACCTTGCGTCTGTTTGGGATAAGCAAACACATTACGTTTGTTTGCAAGCAAACACATTACGTTTGTTTGCCGGATAATCAGGTGAGGTCATAGAGCGGACAAAGGTCACAGTGCACGAGGGTCAACGTGCAACTGAACTGGCCGTCTGTGTATGAATATGACCGATGTAACATGCCGGTTAACATTCCAACTATACTTCGATCAGGTGTCAGGCTGCCTGTTTTAGGACTTGGAACATGGAAGGTGACAAATAtctattgattttacatgttaaACATGGTTCAGGGGACATATGTTGATCGTACTTCTCGGACAATTGACATCTGCCTGCCCGTCCCAAATGCTTCGGCAAGGAGGTTAAgatgattttaacctccttgcttcaggCACGCATTCATGCCATGCTTACGGCATAACAGCGTTATGCGACGGAAAGGTTTCATTATCGCTAGTAGTGTAACTATATACCTCTGTTATTTGATTTACGACTTCCACAGTTCGACAATGTTCGGCTATGGAAAATCAATCTTGGTCTGCAGTTAAACTCCGTCTCGCTAGATgacatattcacacacacacacacacacacacacacacacacacacacacacacacacacacacacacacacacacacacacacacacacaatccaCTAAGTACTTTTAAATAAGCTTGCAGTCAACTTTGAATATTATGATTTTTGGTGCCGCGTCATTTCAACGGATGGATTTCACAACTGAAGATAGCTGTAGGATCATGAAACTGCAACCTGTGTGTTTTAGTGGTAGATTGTAAATGGTTTGGTCTGGTATAATCATTCCTGGCTGATGACTTAAATCTTGTACGTTTTCTACCTTTACATTCCGCGTAACCGTCATGTGTATTCAACCATTGGCATATTAAAACCACGAAAAACGTCGTCATTTATGTTTCTTAGCATGATATCATCCAATCTTTCTTAGTAGCTAATCAAATATGTCCTTTATGACTGTGAATAGTCCAAACCGAACGAAGTCGCCACAGCCGTGAAGGTGGCGATCGGTGCAGGGTACCGACACATCGACACCGCGTGGAACTATGGGAACGAGGCGGAGGTGGGGCAGGGGGTGAGGGCTGCCATCAGGGACGGGACGGTGGAGCGGAGAGAGCTGTTCATCGTCACCAAGGTAAGACGTAAAATCCCCTCTCtccctggacccgcggcacgttggcggcgtcgcaaCGTCCTAGACTGGATTTtagaatgggaatatcatgccgTTgatacgtacaagtatgactgaaaagacagcaaaacacatgCACGAAGCTTGAAAAGATTAgtttttcatcgatgaaatcggctggtcgcagcgaggtcgctagcgtgccgcgggtccagtgagataggggtttAAGTCGGTAGCTCAGAGTTAAAACACATTGTAGCTGATAGAGAAGAAAGAATTTGATAGGGTACATATGCTTGACAACTGTATCATCTGATATATGTTCGGTAGCTACAAATAGTCCACTTTGGGCTCAGTGATAGGTTTGTTCAGCATATTTTGTTGACGATAAGATCCATGCATGCCACTGGTTATTTCACTAATCATGTGACGTGAACAGATATCATCTCCTCTTTAAAATCAGTGCACCTTTTACCTCATGTCTGTACAGCTGTGGTGCACGTTCCATCGGCCTGAGGACGTGAAACTGGGCATAGCGGACAGTCTGGACAAACTGGGTCTAGACTACGTGGATATGTACCTCATGCACGGTCCGCAAGGCTTTAAGGTTAGCATAGCATACATTGGACAGGGTGAACTGGCGTGTATTAAACTTTGAATGGCCAAACATACGAGAAGTATACGTCCTAGCAATGTCAACGTAAATTCGTAATCAGTTAGATTTTTTAATGCTTTTTAAAGGTGAGATACAGCAATAACCAAAATTCGCTTCCATTTTGCTTATGATGCAAAGGTTATTTCAAATCAAGGTTTGAAACATCTAGCGCGGAATCTAGGCCACAAAGTCACatataggccgcaatctagAAAGCAATCTAGAAAGCAATCTAGAAAACAATCTAGGCCTCAAAGTaaaatctaggccgcaatctaggtcgCAAAGTAAAGTATAGGCCACAATCTAGGCTGCAATCTAGGctgcaatctaggccgcaatcaaggccgcaaagtagaatgtaggccgcaatctaggccgcaaagtaaaatctaggccgcaaagtgAAATCTAGGCCGCAATTAAGGCCGGACAGTaacatgtaggccgcaatctaggccgcaatctaggccgcaaagttAGATGAAGGccacaatctaggccgcaaagcaaaatgtaggccgcaatcaaggcagcaatctagaccgcaatctaggccgcaaagtaaaatgtgcgcccaatctaggccgcaaactAAAATCTAGGCCTCAAAGTAAGgtcgcaatctaggccgcaatctaggccgcaatctaggccacaaagtaaaatgtaggccgcaatctacgCCACAAAGTAACATGTAGGCTGCAacctaggccgcaatctaggccacaaaataacatttaggccgcaatctaggccgcaaagttAGGCCGCACAgtgaaatgtaggccgcaatctaggccgtaaagtagaatgtaggccgcaatctaggccgcaaagtaaaatctAGGTCGCAATTAAGGCCGgacatgtaggccgcaatctaggccgcaatctaggttTCAAAGTTAAATGAAGGCCAcaatctaggccacaaagtaaaatctAGGCTgcaatctaggccacaaagtaaaatgtaggccgcaatctacgCCAAAAAGTCACATGTAGGCTGCAacctaggccgcaatctaggccacaaagtaacatttaggccgcaatctaggctgCACAGTGAAATgcaggccgcaatctaggccgcaaagtaaaatgtaggccacaatccaggccgcaatctaggtcgcaatctaggccgcaatctaggccgcaaagtaaaatgtaggcagCAATCTAGGCTGCAATCTAGGCCGTAAAGTAACATGTAGGCCGAAATGTAGGctgcaatctaggccgcaattaAGGCCGGACAGTAACAtttaggccgcaatctaggccgcaaagttAGGCCGCACAgtgaaatgtaggccgcaatctaggccgcaaagtaaaatagaggccgcaatgtaggctgCAATCTAGGTCGCAATGTAGGctgcaatctaggccgcaatctaggccgcaaagtaaattgTAGGCCGaaatctaggccgcaaagtaaaatgtaggtcgCAATCCAGGCCGTAcagtaggccgcaatctaggccaccATCTAGGACGCAATCTaggtaaaatgtaggccgcaaagtaaaatctaggccgcaaagtaaaatctAGGCCGCAATTAAGGCCGTACAGTAGGCCGccatctaggccgcaatctaggccgttaagtaaaatgtaggccgccatctaggccgcaatctaggccgcacagtgaaatgtaggccgcaatctaggccacaaagtTAAATgaaggccgcaatctaggccacaaagtTAAATgaaggccgcaatctaggccgcaaaggaacatgtaggccgcaatctaaacagcaatgtaggccgcaatctaggccgcaaagtaaattgtaggccgcaatctaggccgcaaagtaaaatgtaggccgcaatccaGGCCGTACAGTAGGCCGccatctaggccgcaatctaggccgttaagtaaaatgtaggccgccatgtaggccgcaatctaggccgcaatgtaggccgcaatgtaggctgcaatctaggccgcaatctagaccgcaaagtaaaatctagaccgcaaagtaaaatcgaggccgcaattaACGCCGgacatgtaggccgcaatctaggccgcaatctaggctgCAAAGTTAAAAGGAAGGCCGCAATcaaggccacaaagtaaaatctaggccgcaatctagaccaCAAAGTAaaatcaaggccgcaatctaCGCCACAAAGTAACATGTAGGCTGCAACCTAGGCCGCAATACAGGccacaaagtaacatttagGCTGCAATCTAGGCCCCAAAGTTAGGCCACACAGTGAAATCTAGGTCGCAATTAAGGCCGGACAGTaacatgtaggccgcaatctaggccgcaatctaggccacaaagtaaaatgtaggccgcaatccaGGCCGTAcagtaggccgcaatctaggccgcaaagtaaaatgtaggccgtaATCCAGGCCGTACAGTAGGCCAccatctaggccgcaatctaggccgcaatctaggccgcaatctaggctgCAATGTAGactgcaatgtaggccgcaatctaggccacaatctaggccacaaagtaaaatgtaggccgcattCCAGGCCGTACAGTAGGCCGCAATCTTGGCTGCGGTGTAGGCCAtaatctaggccgcaaagtaaaatgtaggccgcaatgtaggctaCAATCTAGActgcaatctaggccgcaaaggaacatgtaggccgcaatgtaggccgcaatgtaggccgcaatctaggccgcaaagtaaaatgcaggccgcaatgtaggccgaaatctaggccgcaatctaagccgcaatctaggccgcaatctaggccgcaatctaggccacaaagtaacATGTAGGCTGCAACCTAGaccgcaatctaggccacaatCTAGGCCTCAAAGTAAAATgaaggccgcaatctaggccgcaacgTGAATTGTAGGCTGCGGTGTAGGccacaatctaggccgcaaagtaaaatgcaggccgcaatgtaggctgcaatctaggccgcaatctaggccgcaaagtagcATATAGGCCACAATGTAGGCTGCAATCTAGGCTgcaatctaggccacaaagtaaaatgcaggccgcaatgtaggccacaaagtaaattgtaggccgcaatctaggccgcaaagtaacatgtaggccgcaatgtaggccgcaatgtaggctgcaatctaggccgcaatctaggccgcaatctaggccgcacagtaaaatgtaggccgcaatctaggccgcaatctaggccgcatcTCTATGTACGTATGCTTCTCTTGTactttgtgttgtgttgtgttgtgctatgTAGTATTGTGTTGTGTCGGTTTGGTTGTGTCATTTCACTAAGAGAAACACCTGTGTACCACAGGGACCCAAGATACGCCCGACCAGCGACAGTGACTATGATGATACAGACTATGTCGACACTTGGAAGGTTAGAAGTAGTTATTATTGATATGTTTCAAAGCATGTACCTTCAGATATTGTATTCCAATATTTTTCTCTAGTTCTTTATCAAGgtcacattgtacatgtcacaCGTTTGCACATGTTTTAGATTCCTATAGTGATCATCAGAAGTGGCTATATTAGCTATCTTTTCTGATATACAGTGCAATAGGACGGACAATAAAGGGTGGTAGGACCATTTTTAGATGGACATTTTTACCTCCATTATAACGTTCTCTGTCTAATTTTACTTTATCCGTAGCTGGTGGTGTAACGTTCTCTCCATATCCATCCCCTATGATCCTTCCCGTGTCGTCCCTATAAATGAACTATGAATTATAGTACCAATGATGTAATTCGTGTTTAGGCCATGGAGTCTCTTGTTGATGAAGGTCTGACCAGATCTCTGGGCGTGTCCAACTTCAACAGCCGGCAGGTTGACAGAGTGCTGCAAGCGTGCAGAATCAAACCTGTCGTTAATCAGGTGCGTTTAATGCTAACGGCAATATTGCATACCACTGATTTTAAACGTTAAACGCTGTACAAGACTAACTATTTGTCactgttttgtatgtgtgttctgCTTTTCACTAAATCACCCAGCAATAGTAATCATATCTAGATTGATCAAAGAATCtttgtgatttattcaaccgacgtttcggtgatgAGGGCAATTATGACCGGTTCACTTTGCAACGCAGCTATAGCTATTACAGATGCGGGCCCAAAAGTACTTGTAATCAAACTTTTTCGTTTTTCTCCAGGTAGAACTGCACCCATACCTGCCCCAGCTGGACCTGATCAAGTATTGCCAATCCAAGGATATCATCCTTACTGCCTACAGTCCCTTCGGCTCGACCCCTGAGGTTGGAAAGTAGGTTGATCATGTCCATTTTCCTCTCGTCAAGACGAAAGAAAATCGGTGATGACATGATGTTTGTGATTTATGTTTTAGAAGCATTGATGTCTCGTAAAAGCATAAATTGTGTACAGATATATCAAGCTTAATGGTGTGGTGGCATAAGTGGATCAATTTCCGTACATTCAAAGATTCATGCTTTGAGGAACAATCATAATCAAATGAGTCACACCCAGATGAGCTGTGAAAGCGTGGCACTTTTTTTGCATATTTCTCATACATGATTCGCTAGGTGACTGGTGATGCTTTCTCTCTTTTCACTGCATTTCTAGTGAGCCACGCTTATTGGAAGACCCAGTCGTTGTGGCGATAGGGAAAAGGCACGGGAAAACTCCTGCACAGGTTCGACTTCATATTTGTTGACTATGTCGCAGCCTATGAATATGAAACACGGCATCATATATGTATGAATCTGGATCTAAAGtgcaaattgataaaatgcCATGTGGCCCTAACCTACTGATTTAGCAACCATGCAGCGATCTATACGTAGATAGGCCCATCTCCCCAATCTTAGACTCGTAGAGTATACTGATGAGAGAACTcgttttctccttttcttttgaATTGATGATGAAGTGTTCCATGTAGGTACTGCTCCGCTATCACCTTGAACGTGGGCTGTCCGTCCTGGCAAAGAGTATTACCCCGGCCAGGATCCTGCAGAACCTAGAGGTATGTACGTATGGTCATGCCCTCGTCTCAAATTCTGCACATTTCACATACCACTGGTCACATAGATGTGCGTATGATGTTATAGTGAATGTTTTAAGAAGTTGTGATACAATGTTTTCACCACTTGTAAAGGTGATGTTCAGCCCAATAAGGCAATAGAGAAAGTGGGCCAAATAGATACGAATAATCCGCTGTTCTTTCCTTTTTCGTTTCGTAGGTGTTTGACTTTAGACTCACAGAAGATGACATCAGGAGTCTGAACAGTCTGAATAGGAATCACCGATACGTCACGTGGCAATAGTGAGTATT carries:
- the LOC136439193 gene encoding aldo-keto reductase family 1 member B1-like isoform X2, translated to MPVNIPTILRSGVRLPVLGLGTWKSKPNEVATAVKVAIGAGYRHIDTAWNYGNEAEVGQGVRAAIRDGTVERRELFIVTKLWCTFHRPEDVKLGIADSLDKLGLDYVDMYLMHGPQGFKAMESLVDEGLTRSLGVSNFNSRQVDRVLQACRIKPVVNQVELHPYLPQLDLIKYCQSKDIILTAYSPFGSTPEVGNEPRLLEDPVVVAIGKRHGKTPAQVLLRYHLERGLSVLAKSITPARILQNLEVFDFRLTEDDIRSLNSLNRNHRYVTWQYSRTHKYYPFDDQPRSAQ
- the LOC136439193 gene encoding 1,5-anhydro-D-fructose reductase-like isoform X1 translates to MPVNIPTILRSGVRLPVLGLGTWKSKPNEVATAVKVAIGAGYRHIDTAWNYGNEAEVGQGVRAAIRDGTVERRELFIVTKLWCTFHRPEDVKLGIADSLDKLGLDYVDMYLMHGPQGFKGPKIRPTSDSDYDDTDYVDTWKAMESLVDEGLTRSLGVSNFNSRQVDRVLQACRIKPVVNQVELHPYLPQLDLIKYCQSKDIILTAYSPFGSTPEVGNEPRLLEDPVVVAIGKRHGKTPAQVLLRYHLERGLSVLAKSITPARILQNLEVFDFRLTEDDIRSLNSLNRNHRYVTWQYSRTHKYYPFDDQPRSAQ